One genomic segment of Salminus brasiliensis chromosome 6, fSalBra1.hap2, whole genome shotgun sequence includes these proteins:
- the LOC140557792 gene encoding actin filament-associated protein 1-like 2 has protein sequence MDKQKVLARLVSDLQTFLLVLDSENLSYIAQAQKKSISELLSKLQDHKETPVEDAEYMIMNCPSGGPGSDLRERSAAQGLDPAEHTLSSVAAEWLRKGSLGPVVPPHPPEGLEEDDDCYEEAEPFVPASQSTDKLDSDSSHYESYGEEDEEEDFVKDRAHYIQWSASQPCLRPVPESRICGYLWRKKWLGQWTRQLFIIKHSSLLCFKCAKDLHPLLEMNLRGCQVVYKSKHSKKMQHELKVVSGSDTVIMGFQSCSQAEEWRKIIEELSGSSYFEPESQSSLSLLKSERLDSCRSSTVLHTDSDEETLSGLPSAVSSMEINKDKDRAGYLNVLMNCQWQSLWCKVEDGVLKMFRDDVCEDTPQYTVQLRGSEVRPGPDTAHAYRITILQHGDQVAVLEASCSDDKEQWVQLLQDGSSTAVGSPYQHTSHESLSGLKIRRFPTSNTYMDDPFQQLCSSVHSQPIYSNTAILEHMFQKPHAGGNGESVSSSDSANYSNNGIFSNPGKKLCEMERSVQKLELAGKRRVQLRAGSEVNLVNVGSKPAKRSSFRQSLLPFCTERAQGGFLTPLLRRTASAKNSLKRAPSALFIEHGKVFQRRKEWETKASA, from the exons ATGGACAAACAGAAAG TTCTGGCCCGGCTGGTTTCGGACCTGCAGACATTCCTGCTAGTTCTGGACAGTGAGAACCTCAGCTACATCGCACAGGCCCAAAAGAAGTCCATCTCAGAGCTGCTGTCCAAGCTACAGGACCACAAGGAAACCCCAG tgGAAGATGCAGAGTATATGATAATGAACTGCCCCTCTGGAGGCCCCGGCAGTGATCTCAGGGAACGCTCAGCAGCTCAGGGCCTGGATCCAGCAGAACACACTCTGTCCTCCGTCGCTGCTGAATGGCTACGGAAAGGG tctcTAGGTCCTGTTGTGCCCCCACACCCTCCAGAAGGTTTAGAGGAAGATGATGACTGTTATGAAGAAGCAGAGCCTTTTGTTCCGGCCAGTCAGTCTACAG ATAAACTGGACTCTGACAGCAGTCACTACGAGTCGTATggagaggaggacgaggaggaggattTCGTGAAGGATCGAGCGCATTATATCCAGTGGAGCGCGTCCCAGCCCTGCCTCCGACCCGTCCCCGAGTCCCGCATCTGCGGATACCTGTGGAGGAAGAAGTGGCTCGGCCAGTGGACCCGTCAGCTCTTCATCATCAAACACAGCTCACTGCTG tgttttaagtGTGCTAAAGACCTCCACCCTCTGCTGGAGATGAATCTGAGGGGCTGCCAGGTGGTCTATAAATCCAAGCACAGTAAGAAGATGCAGCATGAGCTGAAGGTAGTGTCCGGCTCCGACACGGTCATCATGGGCTTCCAGAGCTGCAGCCAGGCTGAGGAGTGGAGAAAG ATCATTGAGGAACTCAGCGGCTCTTCGTATTTTGAACCAGAATCCCAAAGTTCCTTATCTTTACTGAAGAGTGAGAGACTGGACTCTTGCAGG tCAAGCACAGTCCTCCACACCGACTCAGATGAGGAAACGCTGTCTGGACTTCCGTCTGCTGTCAGCAGCATGGAGATCAATAAAGATAAAGACAGAG cTGGGTATCTGAATGTGTTGATGAACTGTCAGTGGCAGTCTCTGTGGTGTAAGGTGGAGGACGGTGTTCTGAAGATGTTTCGTGATGACGTGTGTGAGGACACCCCTCAGTATACGGTCCAGCTGCGGGGCAGCGAGGTCCGGCCCGGTCCAGACACGGCGCACGCCTACCGCATCACCATCCTGCAGCACGGAGACCAGGTGGCCGTTCTAGAG gccaGCTGTTCTGATGATAAAGAGCAGTGGGTTCAGCTCCTGCAGGATGGGAGTTCCACTGCTGTTGGCTCTCCATACCAACACACCAGCCACGAGTCActgag tgGCCTGAAGATCCGCCGGTTCCCCACATCCAACACCTACATGGACGACCCCTTCCAGCAGCTCTGCAGCAGCGTCCACTCACAGCCCATCTACTCCAACACCGCCATACTGGAGCACATG tttcagaAACCTCACGCTGGTGGAAATGGAGAGTCCGTGTCATCATCAGATTCGGCCAACTACAGCAATAACGGAATCTTCAGTAACCCCG gGAAGAAATTGTGTGAGATGGAGCGCAGTGTGCAGAAACTGGAGCTGGCAGGAAAGCGGCGAGTGCAGCTGAGAGCGGGGTCAGAAGTCAACCTTGTCAATGTGGGGTCAAAACCGGCCAAGCGCTCCTCCTTCAGACAGTCCCTACTGCCATTCTGCACTGAGAGAGCAcag